One window of the Nostoc sp. 'Peltigera membranacea cyanobiont' N6 genome contains the following:
- a CDS encoding pentapeptide repeat-containing protein: MVNEEHYARSTESVQGWNEWRLKNPEIIPDLSEADLSGANLSEADLSEAYLNGANLSMANLSNANLSEADLSETYLDGANLRDANLRDADLGEANLRDANLRDADLHRAYLYKAYLDGANLSGVNLSMANLSGVNLSGVNLIGFDLSEADLSEADLSGADLRDANLSGANLSGANLIGVDLSEANLSGAFLVNANLGNANLSRANLSAAFLNDVDISGANLNDIDIEEANKYGLEFSRINLSGANLSNVSLVNANIKHANLSGLNLSSADLTGADLSYSDLRGTNLNGADLIRIQALRTNFTAANFTGVCLEDWHINSATKLNDIDCQYVYLKSDKQERRPSSGEYAPGDFTKLFQKALETVDLIFADGIDWKAFLLSFQELQAEYGEENLSVQAIEKKSGGAFVIRLEVPPEANKADIERQARLLYEKELKLIEEKYRNQLQAREITLVRQHNADILNIIDKLANRPIQNTIIVTANAENNSMSESYQSKYDQRNSNNQFVDTAQTGSNPTFNQSNYAPEQRQNLAEAAAEIQQLLNQLAQSNSTTDAVTEAVHQKIKTDPTFKARLLAALKAGGLEALKAIFNHPAFSIPAETIKGFLEAE; this comes from the coding sequence ATGGTTAATGAGGAGCATTATGCTCGGTCTACTGAAAGTGTACAAGGTTGGAATGAGTGGAGACTTAAAAATCCAGAAATAATTCCTGACCTCAGCGAGGCTGACCTTAGTGGGGCAAACCTTAGTGAAGCAGACCTTAGCGAAGCATACCTTAATGGAGCAAACCTCAGCATGGCTAATCTCAGCAATGCTAATCTCAGCGAAGCAGACCTTAGCGAAACATACCTTGATGGAGCTAACCTCAGAGATGCTAACCTCAGAGATGCTGACCTCGGCGAAGCAAACCTCAGAGATGCTAACCTCAGAGATGCTGACCTCCACAGGGCATATCTCTACAAGGCATACCTTGATGGAGCTAACCTCAGTGGGGTTAACCTCAGTATGGCTAACCTCAGTGGGGTTAACCTCAGTGGGGTTAACCTCATAGGATTTGACCTTAGCGAAGCGGATCTTAGCGAAGCTGATCTCAGTGGAGCAGACCTCAGAGATGCTAACCTCAGTGGGGCTAACCTCAGTGGGGCTAACCTCATAGGGGTAGACCTCAGTGAGGCTAACCTTAGTGGAGCTTTTCTCGTGAATGCCAACCTTGGTAATGCTAATCTCAGCAGAGCAAACCTAAGTGCAGCTTTTCTAAATGATGTTGATATTAGTGGGGCTAATCTCAACGATATTGATATCGAAGAAGCTAACAAATATGGTTTAGAATTCAGTAGGATAAACCTCAGTGGGGCTAACCTTAGTAATGTTTCTCTCGTGAATGCTAACATCAAACATGCAAACCTCAGTGGTTTAAATCTCAGTTCGGCAGACCTCACAGGGGCTGACCTTAGCTATAGCGACCTCAGAGGAACTAACCTTAATGGGGCTGACTTAATTAGAATTCAAGCATTAAGAACAAATTTCACCGCAGCGAATTTTACAGGTGTATGTTTGGAAGATTGGCATATTAATAGTGCTACAAAGTTAAATGATATTGATTGCCAGTATGTCTATTTGAAAAGTGACAAACAAGAACGCCGTCCAAGTAGCGGAGAGTATGCACCTGGGGATTTTACCAAGTTATTTCAAAAAGCTTTAGAAACAGTTGACTTAATTTTTGCAGATGGCATTGACTGGAAAGCTTTTCTTCTCTCCTTTCAAGAATTACAGGCTGAATATGGTGAAGAAAACTTATCAGTCCAGGCAATTGAAAAGAAAAGTGGTGGTGCGTTTGTAATTCGCCTTGAGGTTCCACCAGAAGCTAATAAAGCAGATATTGAACGTCAGGCAAGATTATTATACGAGAAAGAGCTAAAACTGATTGAAGAGAAGTATCGTAACCAATTACAAGCTAGAGAGATAACACTGGTTCGTCAACATAACGCTGATATATTAAATATTATCGATAAGTTAGCTAATAGACCTATTCAAAATACTATTATTGTTACGGCCAACGCCGAAAATAATTCTATGTCAGAATCTTATCAATCCAAGTACGACCAAAGAAATTCTAATAACCAGTTTGTAGACACAGCACAAACTGGTAGTAACCCGACGTTTAATCAATCTAATTACGCACCAGAGCAGAGACAAAATCTTGCTGAGGCAGCAGCAGAAATTCAGCAGCTTCTCAATCAACTAGCTCAAAGTAATTCAACAACAGACGCAGTTACAGAAGCGGTTCATCAAAAAATTAAAACCGATCCAACTTTCAAAGCTAGGTTGCTAGCTGCACTGAAAGCAGGAGGGCTGGAAGCGTTGAAGGCAATATTTAATCATCCAGCCTTTAGTATTCCGGCTGAAACAATAAAAGGATTCCTAGAAGCCGAATAG